One Anopheles marshallii chromosome 3, idAnoMarsDA_429_01, whole genome shotgun sequence genomic region harbors:
- the LOC128715659 gene encoding UPF0193 protein EVG1 homolog — translation MDWPSARVAPGGLFHTPKARYTKETQDLIKVLMEEAKLTILQRNKINYHLRNGEPLPVPKEPKFEQEYSNFLPMAIPRKNIKKRSLNTIIESGAFDVEKYVPHKPKEPIEKLKLKLQEQMSGIKMFPDDGRRRRVVRSKSEGCMDFVPPDRASELLEEINERVQWLEEMEALGEGKKHRATIQLQIAEKLNELKRLDRAKSHENEI, via the exons ATGGACTGGCCCAGTGCAAGGGTGGCCCCGGGTGGCCTGTTTCATACGCCCAAAGCACGCTACACGAAAGAAACGCAGGATTTGATCAAAG TTTTAATGGAGGAAGCGAAATTGACGATTCTGCAACGGAACAAAATCAACTATCACCTTCGAAATGGAGAACCCCTGCCGGTACCGAAGGAACCGAAGTTTGAGCAAGAGTACAGCAACTTTCTCCCGATGGCTATTCCGAGGAAGAATATCAAAAAACGGTCGCTCAACACCATTATTGAGAGTGGTGCGTTCGATGTGGAGAAATACGTACCACATAAACCGAAAGAACCGAtcgaaaaattgaaacttaAGCTCCAGGAACAGATGAGTGGTATTAAGATGTTTCCTGATGACGGTCGTCGGCGGCGGGTAGTCCGTAGCAAAAGTGAAGGCTGTATGGACTTTGTTCCACCGGACCGGGCTAGTGAAC TACTCGAAGAAATCAACGAACGTGTTCAGTGGCTGGAGGAGATGGAAGCATTGGGTGAAGGGAAGAAGCATCGGGCCACAATTCAGCTGCAGATAGCGGAGAAGCTTAACGAACTGAAACGACTCGATCGGGCAAAATCACACGAAAACGAAATCTAA
- the LOC128715660 gene encoding signal recognition particle 14 kDa protein encodes MVLSTNEEFLSQLTLLAQSARKDSSFTVTIKRYDGHDRPKPREGKPPLPTPAEYSCLIRARSRSKKLTTVVKRDEVAKFMESYAKVLKSSMDGLKKVKKVKNKAKAAQG; translated from the exons ATGGTACTTTCAACAAACGAAGAG TTCCTTTCGCAGCTTACCCTGTTAGCACAATCAGCCCGAAAAGACTCCTCATTCACAGTAACAATCAAGCGAT ATGATGGACATGATCGACCAAAACCCCGGGAAGGCAAACCACCGCTACCGACACCTGCCGAGTACAGCTGCCTGATCCGGGCACGGTCCCGCTCAAAGAAGCTCACGACCGTAGTGAAGCGGGACGAGGTGGCCAAGTTTATGGAATCATACGCCAAGGTGCTCAAATCCAGCATGGACGGTTTGAAAAAAGTCAAGAAGGTGAAAAACAAAGCCAAGGCGGCCCAGGGATAG
- the LOC128712478 gene encoding zinc finger protein 845-like, whose translation MTTPKESSEQQIQSSLPCLDCEGQLILQKNSNDGDANEKNHQLFSCNSCELRLEIQMEDDLSKNGTEKRFQCDICNRFYATPVTLKVHRLLHTTGKTELCDVCGARFKTRGQLKIHRRVHSGEKPYKCNECDKSFPYRESLITHSTVHTRIKPFLCVVCNARFSCIGNLLKHRKVRPTKCGLDSIPIRHIGPRPNKKTMPSLTDRHDKETQPKRRPKVTSPHKTTDPVDEIESDCVIEVFQDEAFSSSEQDDETSNFPTHASPEQIFAKEEEFLEGDENISYDHLYVDKESITEKEHNIIETSEGKTNIAHDSNNSAQEGENSVHTVSDNDEKGKWEYVHVEPDQSSDLSTGAKSHKNSNKRQRKQQSFESLEQLLDMANEESFRQEQQQLKLLHDLSEPIGTVDELYRCKLCPQQYTTQYLMARHLERLHSVPLDRARHKLQYVKNTTKSERRYRCKYCDQTYVNRTCLGKHILKHGPEGCLICKCACCDVYFGTQEETRQHELEQHRDRLECKVCQKLFKKPDQVLRHTRYAHGSAAKDRNQYLCSQCSKNFPSRIALSDHERGGCGKSPIYPCDKCDKRYSSYNSLKMHRTLHENQLPFVCSFCGKKFRTKGQQKVHERSHTGEKPFQCDKCTRAYSYRESLVVHLSTHTGVMRYGCKDCDQRFTCITNLQAHRRVYHRSRVASTGQLKKSHETNEMLIG comes from the exons ATGACTACCCCAAAAGAAAGCTCAGAACAACAGATTCAGTCTAGCTTACCATGTCTAGATTGCGAGGGACAGCTAATTCTTCAGAAGAATTCCAACGATGGCGATGCTAACGAAAAGAATCATCAACTCTTCAGTTGCAACTCCTGTGAATTGCGCTTGGAAATACA GATGGAAGACGACTTATCAAAGAATGGCACTGAAAAACGCTTTCAGTGCGATATCTGCAATCGATTCTATGCGACACCAGTAACACTAAAAGTGCACCGATTGCTGCACACAACCGGCAAGACTGAGTTATGTGATGTTTGTGGGGCCAGATTTAAAACACGAGGTCAATTAAAGATACATCGGCGCGTTCATTCGGGTGAAAAACCGTATAAATGTAAT GAATGTGATAAATCTTTTCCGTATAGAGAAAGTCTTATAACACACTCCACGGTACATACGCGCATCAAACCCTTCCTGTGCGTCGTGTGCAATGCGCGGTTTTCTTGTATTGGAAATCTTCTGAAGCATCGTAAAGTACGTCCAACGAAGTGTGGTTTGGACAGCATTCCTATCAGACATATCGGACCACGGCCGAATAAAAAGA caaTGCCAAGTTTAACTGATCGACATGACAAAGAGACGCAACCTAAACGGCGGCCGAAAGTAACAAGTCCACACAAAACAACTGACCCCGTTGATGAGATCGAATCAGATTGTGTTATTGAAGTGTTTCAGGATGAAGCGTTTTCATCGTCTGAGCAGGACGACGAAACCTCTAATTTTCCAACTCATGCAAGTCCCGAACAGATATTTGCTAAAGAAGAGGAATTTTTAGAGGGCGATGAAAACATCAGCTATGACCATTTGTATGTCGATAAAGAA TCAATCACTGAGAAAGAACATAACATTATTGAAACttcggaaggaaaaacaaatatcgCACATGATTCCAATAATTCTGCACAGGAAGGGGAAAATTCTGTTCATACAGTTTCCGATAAtgacgaaaaaggaaaatgggaaTATGTCCATGTTGAACCTGATCAGTCGAGTGATTTATCCACGGGAgcaaaatcacacaaaaatagcaacaaacgCCAAAGGAAGCAACAATCATTTGAATCTCTGGAACAGCTGTTAGACATGGCGAATGAAGA ATCGTTCCGGCAAGAACAGCAACAATTGAA GTTATTGCACGATCTATCGGAACCCATCGGAACGGTTGATGAGCTCTACCGTTGTAAGCTTTGCCCGCAACAGTACACCACACAGTATCTGATGGCGCGCCATTTAGAACGGTTGCACAGTGTGCCGCTGGATCGAGCCCGGCATAAGTTGCAGTATGTAAAAAATACTACCAAATCTGAAAGGCGATATCGCTGCAAATACTGTGATCAGACGTATGTCAACCGAACGTGTTTGGGAAAGCACATCCTTAAACATGGGCCGGAAGGTTGTTTGATATGCAAATGTGCCTGTTGTGACGTGTATTTCGGGACGCAAGAAGAAACGCGCCAACACGAACTGGAGCAGCATCGTGACCGATTGGAATGTAAGGTTTGCCAGAAGCTGTTCAAAAAACCCGACCAAGTTCTGCGACACACCCGGTACGCGCACGGCTCCGCCGCGAAAGACCGCAACCAATATCTTTGCTCGCAATGTTCGAAGAATTTCCCTTCGAGAATTGCACTGTCCGATCACGAACGTGGCGGCTGTGGTAAATCACCAATCTATCCGTGTGATAAATGTGACAAGCGCTATTCGAGCTACAACTCACTGAAGATGCACCGAACGCTGCATGAAAACCAATTACCTTTTGTGTGTAGCTTCTGTGGGAAAAAGTTTCGCACCAAGGGCCAGCAAAAGGTGCACGAACGCTCCCATACGGGCGAGAAACCGTTCCAGTGTGATAAATGCACGCGTGCATATTCGTATCGAGAATCATTGGTTGTGCATCTTAGTACCCATACAGGTGTAATGCGTTACGGATGTAAGGATTGCGATCAGAGGTTTACATGCATTACCAACTTGCAAGCACATCGCAGAGTATATCACAGATCACGGGTAGCTAGTACGGGTCAACTAAAAAAGAGCCATGAAACCAATGAAATGCTAATAGGCTAA
- the LOC128715349 gene encoding ovarian-specific serine/threonine-protein kinase Lok-like, with protein MEGELNTEPLTSQTVPIDFGETQKPSPYGQLVSNSSLFGTIDLCSQKFSVGRDPGCSLVINAKKLPTPMLLQISKVHFVLEKDIEDPFSPTYIIDHSTNGTCVNGNQLGKNIRSILMHGDAISMAASKNLVLYRAFNCNVPNEIKSEALKKRYHFGRMLGSGSFGTVYLLHDTITCQPYALKIVNKVRISVQPYSRSSFNNEANIMNSLSHPCVLQMYEFFNEPNSFCMLLEYMEGSDLLTRILDNGCLQENVAQFFFYQLCHAIDYLHDQDIIHRDLKPDNILLKDSSVYTLLKVSDFGSSKFLDDNMYMHTICGTPEYIAPEMLEQVSRKGYTNKIDIWSLGVILYTMLSGLLPFGRRDSMTDIDQITHGDFTMSQPVWRTVKSCRVKKLIYDILNVDPCDRPSIKTLLGSKWFHNSEDVRRARHIMNLPVNSFHDLP; from the exons ATGGAAGGAGAATTGAATACCGAACCACTCACCTCTCAAACCGTACCAATAGATTTCGGTGAAACTCAAAAGCCTTCACCGTACGGACAATTGGTGAGTAACTCTTCATTGTTCGGAACGATTG ATCTGTGCAGTCAAAAATTCAGCGTTGGACGTGATCCAGGATGCAGTCTAGTAATAAATGCGAAAAAACTCCCAACACCCATGCTATTGCAAATCTCGAAAGTTCATTTCGTACTGGAGAAGGATATCGAAGATCCATTTAGTCCTACCTATATTATC GACCATTCAACTAACGGGACATGTGTAAATGGAAATCAGCTTGGGAAGAATATCCGCTCAATTCTAATGCACGGTGATGCCATCTCGATGGCAGCCAGTAAGAATCTGGTCTTGTATCGTGCGTTCAACTGCAATGTGCCGAACGAAATCAAGTCGGAAGCGTTGAAGAAACGGTATCATTTTGGACGAATGCTTGGATCGGGATCGTTTGGGACGGTTTATCTGCTGCATGACACCATAACCTGCCAGCCGTATGCCTTGAAGATCGTGAATAAGGTGCGAATCAGTGTACAACCGTACTCCAGATCGAGTTTCAATAACGAAGCAAATATTATGAACAGTTTGAGTCAT CCTTGTGTCCTTCAAATGTACGAGTTTTTCAACGAACCAAACTCGTTCTGCATGCTGCTGGAGTACATGGAAGGAAGTGATTTGCTGACGCGCATTCTAGACAACGGTTGCCTTCAAGAAAATGTGGCCCAGTTCTTTTTCTATCAGCTTTGTCATGCTATCGACTATCTGCACGATCAGG ACATCATCCATCGAGACTTAAAGCCGGACAATATCCTACTGAAGGACAGCAGCGTGTACACGCTGCTCAAGGTGTCCGACTTTGGTTCCAGCAAGTTTCTGGACGACAACATGTACATGCACACCATCTGCGGAACACCGGAGTACATAGCGCCGGAGATGCTGGAACAGGTCAGCCGCAAAGGGTACACCAACAAGATTGACATCTGGAGTCTCGGTGTGATACTGTACACGATGCTCAGCGGCTTACTGCCCTTTGGCAGAAGGGATAGCATGACAGACATTGATCAGATCACGCACGGTGACTTCACTATGTCACAGCCCGTGTGGCGGACCGTGAAATCTTGTCGCGTGAAGAAGTTAATTTATGACATTTTAAACGTTGATCCATGCGACCGACCATCGATAAAAACGTTGCTCGGCAGCAAATGGTTTCACAACTCGGAGGATGTGCGCCGTGCTCGACACATCATGAACCTTCCAGTTAACTCCTTCCATGATTTGCCTTAA